The genomic window CGCCGTGGGGCTACTGATTTAGTAATCCGTGAGGATTGATAAAATCTTTTTTGGGTAGCCTGCTTCTCTTGGACCAGTCATTTCAGCGGTTGAATCCGAAATCGGAACCCTAGAAGCTAATTCTATTTTGCTTTCTTTATAATTACTATTCTCTGATAGTAGCAAAATGTATGAAAAGTTACAAAAATCCATTTAAGTTGGCTTGGGTAAGCGAATCATAAACTGGCTACCCTTGGGTGACGTACCCAGTGCTGCGCTTCCTGACAGGGTGGGGCTTCCGGCGTTTTGGCTAAATTGGCTTCATCTTCAACTCCAATGAAACCGTTGTCCACCCTTAGTCAGATATTACAGCTCATTCTCTAGTTGGACGCGATCGCACCAATAACTTTCTACAGTAAAAAGCGAGAGGACAGTAATCTAGGTCAACCTTAAAATCAGCCGGATTTGTGGGTTCGCGGTTTAATGGACATTGCCTCATCTTCAATGTCATAGGGTTAAACCCTTTCATACCCTTACACCGCTATCAGGGAAAATATATCATTGCTCCCCCATTCCCCCTGCTTCCCCTACTTCTCCTGTTCTCTACCCACCCCCCACAACACTTATGTAGCAGGTTACTCGGTGATTGAGTTTCCGGGGGGAAATTAGGTCAATTCCGTTAGCTTAAATGTTGACGCCACAGTCAAAAATTAGTTGTAAACCCTAGAGGACTTTAGTATAAGGGCAAAAAAATGTTCTGACTATTGGGCGCGTGATAGTAAAATATTTTCCAGTAAGGTGTAAAAACATGAGGAGTTGTTACTCGATTTTGCATCGGAAAAAGTTGAATAAACCTCAGTAGAATGGATTCATCCATGGTCTCTACTTAAATGTATTAAGCTGTTATGCATTTAAATTGGCTATTAGTAGCGAGCAAGATGCTATTAGTAGCGAGCAAGATGCTATTAGTAGCGAGCAAGATGCTATTAGTAGCGAGCAAGATGCAAAGCCTGCGGCATGGCTTCGCTAAACGCATTACAAGGATTGCGCCCTTATTGACATTATGGTTTAAATGCCGAACAGTGAACAGCTTAGCTATTATTTATCATCCTCCCCTAGTTAGATGTCATAACTTGATCCCTAATGTACGGTAATCATCATAACTGGAATCTATTTCAGTTTATCTAGCTATTGATGGATTTTTTCAACAAAGTTGATTTCTGCTCAATCAAGAAAGTCCGTTGGCTAGTTACAAGACGATAAAAATAAAAAAAATAGCATGAACAATGCAAACTTTTGGCAACTGTATAGTGAGGCAGTGCTAACCTCGCTGGGCTTTTTCTGGAAAGCGTTATGGGCGTTCATCTTGGGTTATGTGATTAGCAGCGCTATCCAGGTTTTTGTCACCCGCGAACGCATGAAACAAACCATGGGCAAAGCCGGAAAAGGGAGCGTCGCCTTGGGAACTTTTTTCGGCTTTATTTCCAGTTCCTGTAGTTTCGCTGCATTGGCGACAACAAAGTCTTTATTTAAAAAAGGAGCCGGTTTTGTTCCTTCCCTAGCTTTCTTACTCGCCTCAACCAATTTAGTTATTGAGTTAGGATTTATTATTGCCGTTTTCCTCGGTTGGCAGTTCGTCGTTGGCGAGTATTTGGGGGGACTGTTGCTGATTATCTCAATGTGGTTGATTGTGAAATTTACCCGCCCCACCAAGCTAATTAGAAAAGTACGCAAACGACTGCGGGACAATGAAGGCGAGGCAAATGAGGGAGAAGATGTTCCCGACTGGAAAGAAAAGATTCAAACTATACAGGGATGGAAACAGGTTGCCCGCAAATATTTCATGGAATGGAAGATGGTTTGGAAAGACGTAACCATCGGTTTTACCGTGGCGGGTGCGATTGCCGTCTTTGTGCCGCGATCGTTTTTTCAATTCCTGTTTATTGGTTCTGAACAAGGTGGGAATCCGGGATTTTTGGCAATTCTAGAAAATACGATTGTTGGACCAGTGGCGGCGTTTTTCACGTTTATCGGTTCCATGGGAAATATTCCTTTGGCTTCGGTTCTCTATAGCAATGGGGTGAGTTTTGCTGGGGTAATCGCGTTTATTTTTAGTGATTTAGTTGTGTTCCCGGTGATTCGGATTAATGCCAAATACTATGGCTGGAAAATGGCATTCTATATCCTGGGTGTCTTTTTAGCGGCGTTGGTGGCGACAGCGATTGTTATGCACTATGGCTTTTCCCTATTCGGGCTTTTGCCAGAAAGCACTGGGCAGAGTCAAGCTGAGACACAACGTTTTGCCATTGACTATACCTTCTGGCTGAATCTTGCCTTTCTCGCTGTCACCGGGGTTCTGGCTTGGCTGCGCTGGGGTGGCAAAAAAGAAGACAAAGGTGGAATGCATCACGGCGGTGGTAAGAAAAGTATCATTGAGCGGGTGCTGTTTTGGCTGGCGATTGTCTCCTATATCTGGTTAGCTGGGGGTTTAATTGCTGCTGTTATTAAGTAGAGGTTAGGTTGAATGTCACTGACTTAAGCTGGGTTCGTAGTAGGCACTTTAGTGCCATAAGCGCTGAAGCGCTTACTACAAACTCTAAACTGAAGTTCCCCCCATACAGATGTACTGCACCCAGGCTAAAGCCTTATACCGTAATGGTTTGAACGCTCAAGACCCTCAAAAAACGTACCCATGTAGCACTTGCAAAAATACCGCGTTGGCGGAGCCTGTTCCGAAGGAACGTATCGCGGTATTTTCGCAATATGACAAGAGATCGGTTGAAACCCACGCTACATCAAGGTTTCAGCGATTGTACATAAGTAGGGCGGCTAAAAAATCGCGGAAACCCAGCAAAATATATCTAGGGCTAAAGCCCTTACTACAAAACCAAGCTAATCTATCAAATTAAATGTGCCACGCCACTACACTGATCAACGCTTTAACTCTAAGAATGTCACTTCCCAAACCAATCGAGGTTGAGCATAGCCAAGTAAGTAGGTTCGGGCTTGTTCTAATTGGTGAATGATTTGGGTATGGGGTTGGTGTTGCCAATACTGATGCTGTAAATAATCCACTAACCACAATTGAGCTTGGGGATCAAGGGTTTTATCAATTTCCTTAGCCAGTTCTAGCGCCATACGGGATGAGTTGGGCAATTGGTTCAACTTTGCCAGTAATTCTGGGGGAATGGCTTGCAGTTGTTCAAACGCCGCGATCGCTTCTCCGGGACTCCCTTGGGCAATGGCTAATATCGAGGGTTCTTGGAGAATCTGCTGATAACCCGTTTGCTGTAGTACCTGTGCCATGTCGTCTTGTGCCAATCGGGAAAAGGGAATGCGTTGACAACGTGATACTAAGGTGGGTAATAAGGCATCGGGACTGGGCGCGATTAAAATTAATGTGGCGTTTCCAGGTTCTTCTAGCGTTTTGAGCAAGCCATTGGCGGCTGATTCTGCCATGGTTTCCGTCTGTTCTAGCACCACAATTTGGCGGGAGGCTTCTAGGGGAGAACGTCCTAAAAATTGGCTAATTTCGCGAATTTGTTCCAAGCGGATTTGCGGGGGGGCTTTGCGCTTGAGTCCTTTTTCTGCGGCTTCTTTGGCGGATAAGCGAATGCCATTGTGTAGGTAGGTGGGTTCAACCCAGAGGAGATCCGGGTGGTTCCCCTGTTGGAGGCGTTTCTGGACTAAGGGTTGTTTCTGGGGTGGAATATCTTGACAAAATAACCGTTCAATGAACCACCGGGCGACTAGACCCCGCCCGACTCCAGGAGAACCGACAAACAAATAAGCTGGGGCGATGCGGTTGGCTGTCATTGCCCCTTCTAAGAGTGCGATCGCTTGTTTTTGTCCGATTATTGTCATTGGTCTTATGTCTTATGTCTTATGTCATTTTTCCATGACATCGTGTATTTAAATCCGTTGACGTAACACCGCCTGAATGTCTCGTTGTACGGCTTCAGGGCTTTGATTGGCGTCAATCCGGACAATTCGCTGGGGATGCTGGGAGGCTAATTGGGCAAAACCCTGCTGTACTCGTTGGTGAAAGGTTAACTCTGCTTGTTCCATGCGATCGGCGACGCCCCGTTCTCTGGCTCGCTGTAAGCCTATTGTGACATCGACATCTAACCACAAGGTTAAATCGCTTTCTAGCCCTCCTGTGGCGATGTGGTTGATTTGCTCAATTAGGGCTAGGTCAATCCCTCGTCCATACCCCTGATAGGCAATTGTTGAATCCGTGTAGCGATCGCACAAAATAATTGCCCCGGCGTCAAGCTGAGGCTGTAACAATTCTTCAACATGCTGCGATCGGTCAGCAGCGTAGAGTAATAGTTCGGTGCGGTGTTGTAGGGATGAGGACTGTTCTTGGAGCAAGAGTTGACGTAATTTTATGCCTAAGGCGGTTCCTCCGGGTTCGCGGGTGATGATCACAGGTGGCGGTTTGTGGTAATTGCCCAGGGTGTCTAGTATGCCACTGCTGAGGAACCAATCGCGCGATCGCTGAATTTGGGTGGTTTTACCACTGCCTTCGACTCCCTCAAACACAATCAGCATTTCCCCTTATCCACGCCTCATCTGATTACATCTCTCCCCATTGTCACCCAAAATCATGTCCTCAAATAAAGTGAAAGATGGGCAGATGTTTGTCCCGATGGAATCTACCGTCAAGAGTATGTATACTTTATTGGTATACCTATCCAGCCAAAGACCACAGCTAGGTAGGTGACTTTAGATAGCCGCCGTAGGAGCTTGGTAACCAAGCCCGTACAGGTGGTGTTAGCCTGTGGACTGGTTAACACTGAGCGTAGTCGAGGTGTTCAGTGCTGTCACAGCCAGAGTGAAGCAGGAAGTAAGTACCTCCAGATGCCCACTTGTGGGTTGCTTTGGATAGATCTTATGTAATGATCTAGCTATCTGACGCCAAGGGTTAAATATGGCTCGCTACACTTGTTCATTTACGGTTGCAGTTTCTCCCGATCACCTTCAGCCATCGTTGATTGAGGTTTTACAATCCTGCGATTTCGACATTATTTATGATACGGGAGACTATATCATGGCACGGGAGATCCCCGGTCATGTTGCCTTTGCCAAACTCGTGACAGTGGAAGTCTTGATTGACAAATCGATGGCTACCGATCAGGAAATTCGCATGAATTTCGTGATCAAAAATGAAGAGTTGCCCTTACAGGTAGACAACCACTGTCACGATAAGTTTTATGAAGTTCAAGAGGCGGTTGCCCAAAACCGCCATTGGCAACTCTTAGAAAGTGTTGCTGGTTGACATCCTCTGGTTTTGTTTCAATCCTCTGGTTTCAATCCTCTGGATTTCCCTGATCATAGTTGGGCTAATAATCAGGGTGTCCAGTCATCTGGATCTCCCCCCATCATATTTGGGCTAATCAGGGTGATATCAAACTCATCGGGAGGTCCAGTGGGAACAGAGTCTCGCTTGAGTATGTAATATTTGGCACTAACTTGAGGACCGAAGACGACTTCGTCCTCATCTTCAAGATCGTGGGCTTGAAGTTTACGACCGTTAATTACGAGTCCGTTGGCGCTGGCTTTACCTTTGAGGTTACCATCGACAATGCGGTAGTAGAGACTGCCGTCCTCTCGTTCTCGCCGCACTAAGGTGGCGTGTCGGCGAGATACAAATTGTGAGAACAAACGAATATCCACATCCGGATCTCTGCCTATAGAATAGACGGGTTCCTCCAAGGTATATTCCTTGCGTCCTTTTTCGTCTTCAATAATTAACAGATGGTTTTGATTGGATTTTGCAGGCATTGAACATCGAAAAATAGGGATAGAGAGTGCAGTTAATTCACTGTCGCTGTGTCTATGCTTTCTTACATTAGCAAACTGCTTAATAATCTTTCCTTAACGTATCAAGAAGAAATGACCGAATTGCCGACCTTCAACTTGGTCTTCCCCCCATTCAATCATCATAAGCATTAATGCAGATCATGGCATAGACTCTAATGTTACAATTTTGTGACATTTTTTTACACTGACCCTCCTGGAGAGCCTGTAGGCTTCCTTTGGGGTTCTGCTAATTGGCAGTGCTTCCGGCTTTTATCATGAGGACTATGTAATAACTCCTCTCTGGTGATCTTAATAGCTGCGTTACACTCCCGGTTTAGAAGATCCCACAAGTAGGCTGTAAATTCGTACCGATAAAACTTTCTCAATTTGGCTATCACGTTCACCCTACTTTCCCGCTGGATACCGGACTTTGTCCTGCTCCGCAGAAAGTCCATGCTTAACATGGGCGGGGAGGAAAGCGGGTGATAACCTAAGATTTACCAGCCTTCGCCGCTTGGTAAGCGAGACTTGAAAAGAATCATCCAGACACCACCATTACTTTGTATTCTACTACATAAAGGTTAGGACCCATTGAACGAACGGGTGTGAATTTTCCCAGTCTTGCCTGATGATGCGGGATAAAGGATGAGTATTTTACCAAGACCCCAAACCCCACACTCTACACCCCGTTGTCAGAGTTCCAACCTCGACGCAATAGCAGAGAGTTGCTAACTACAGTCACTGAACTAAATGCCATCAGTGCGCCAGCTACAGCCGGATTGAGAGCGATACCAAATCCGGGTAGCAGTACACCAGCCGCTACTGGAATACCCAACGTGTTATATCCCAACGCCCAGAAGAGATTTTGGCGAATTTTGTTAAAGGTAGCGCGAGACAGTTGAATCGCCTGGACAATATCCAGCAAGCCGCCAGCTTGAGGACTGTTAGCGCTTGGTTGCATAAGAATAATCCCCGCCGTTTCCCGGGCAACATCTGTGCCAGCTTGCAGGGCGATACCAACATCAGCTTGGGCTAAGGCTGGACCATCGTTAATTCCATCTCCAACCATGGCGATGCAGTTTCCCTGGGTTTGCAGTTGGGCGATCGCGGCGGCTTTGCCATCGGGACGGATACCTGCCATAACGTTGGCTGGATCAATGGCAAGGTGTTGCGCCACTTTCACGGCGGCATTGGGTTGATCTCCGGTTAGCAGCATCACCCGCAGTCCCATCGCCTGTAACTGTTCTACGGTGGTTTTGGCATCGGGTTTGGGTAAATCGGTTAGGGCAATGAGTCCAGCCAATTCTCCATCTACGGCTAAATACACCACGGTTTTCCCGACAGCCGCTAAGGTTTGGGCTTGGGCTTGGGTGGTATCACTAATAGTCACGCCTTGCTGACGTAACCAATCTTCATTCCCCAGTAATACCGATTGATTGTCCACTAGGGCAGATATTCCTAGTCCGGCTTCGGTATAAAAATCCTTAGCGGCTAATAGAGGTAACTCTTGTTGTGCTGCTGCTGTACAAATCGCTTCTCCGAGGGGATGAGTTGTGCCTCTTTCGGCTGCGGCGGCAAGTTGAAGGAGTTTTGAGTTACCAGATATGCCATTATTCGTCTGTAGGGGCGGGTTTAGGAAATTCGCGCCAGCTATTGAGGATAAGCTTTGTTCAAAACCCGCCCTGACCGAGCTTTCACTGTACACCTCGGCTCCTGTGCCCCCCGTCTCCCCATCTTCCTCCTCTGCCCATTCTCCAATAGATAGACAATCGGTTACGGTGGGTTTTCCTTGGGTGAGAGTGCCTGTTTTGTCAAAGACGATGGTATCGAGTTGATGGACTCGTTCTAAGATGTCACCCCCCTTAATCAGTAAGCCCCGTTCTGCCCCTAAGCTGGTGCCGACTAGAATCGCTGTCGGGGTTGCCAATCCCAAGGCACAGGGACAGGCAATCACTAATACCGCGATCGCTAATTTTAAGCTCAATAGTAAGGGTGAGGTTGAATCACCGATCAGGGAATCTCCTTCCCCTAGAACCTGAGTCCAGATTTTTGTCCCCACCAGCTCCCAAAATAGAAAGGTGAAGGTGGCGATTGTCAATACCCCATACGTAAAATACCCGGCGACTTTATCAGCTAAATTCTGCACCGGGGCTTTCCGGGTTTGCGCCTCTTCCACCAGGGCGACAATTTGCGCTAATGTGGTTTCCTGTCCAATGCGTGTGGCTTGAATCGCGATCGCACCGGATTGATTTAAGGTGCCAGCCGTAACCGGATCACCGGGTTGCTTGAGAACAGGTAAGGGTTCCCCGGTCAACATTGACTCATCCACCGACGACTGACCCGTCACCACTTCCCCATCAACGGGTATTTTTTCTCCCGGCAAAACCCGCAACCACTCGCCCACGCGAACTTGTTCGACAGGAATCTCGATCCCCAGTTCTGTGGCTGTGGGGGTGGATTTACCAATTAACCGGGCTACCTTGGGTTTCAGTGCCAATAATGATTCATAAGCCGCTGATGCCTGACGCCTTGCCCGTTGTTCCAAGGTACGTCCTAGCAGGATAAAGCCAAGTAACATCACGGGTTCATCAAAGAAGCATTCCCAGCCCAATTGAGGAAACAATAATGCGGCACAGCTCGCCCAATAAGCCGCCAAGGTTCCCAATCCTACCAAGGTATTCATATTCGGGGTTTGATGCCGCAATCCCCGCCAGCCATCGCTGATAATTGGACGCCCAGGTCCTAGCAGGGCTAAGGTTGCCAATCCCCAGTGAAACCAGATGGTGCTAA from Coleofasciculus chthonoplastes PCC 7420 includes these protein-coding regions:
- a CDS encoding permease produces the protein MNNANFWQLYSEAVLTSLGFFWKALWAFILGYVISSAIQVFVTRERMKQTMGKAGKGSVALGTFFGFISSSCSFAALATTKSLFKKGAGFVPSLAFLLASTNLVIELGFIIAVFLGWQFVVGEYLGGLLLIISMWLIVKFTRPTKLIRKVRKRLRDNEGEANEGEDVPDWKEKIQTIQGWKQVARKYFMEWKMVWKDVTIGFTVAGAIAVFVPRSFFQFLFIGSEQGGNPGFLAILENTIVGPVAAFFTFIGSMGNIPLASVLYSNGVSFAGVIAFIFSDLVVFPVIRINAKYYGWKMAFYILGVFLAALVATAIVMHYGFSLFGLLPESTGQSQAETQRFAIDYTFWLNLAFLAVTGVLAWLRWGGKKEDKGGMHHGGGKKSIIERVLFWLAIVSYIWLAGGLIAAVIK
- the holB gene encoding DNA polymerase III subunit delta', whose product is MTIIGQKQAIALLEGAMTANRIAPAYLFVGSPGVGRGLVARWFIERLFCQDIPPQKQPLVQKRLQQGNHPDLLWVEPTYLHNGIRLSAKEAAEKGLKRKAPPQIRLEQIREISQFLGRSPLEASRQIVVLEQTETMAESAANGLLKTLEEPGNATLILIAPSPDALLPTLVSRCQRIPFSRLAQDDMAQVLQQTGYQQILQEPSILAIAQGSPGEAIAAFEQLQAIPPELLAKLNQLPNSSRMALELAKEIDKTLDPQAQLWLVDYLQHQYWQHQPHTQIIHQLEQARTYLLGYAQPRLVWEVTFLELKR
- the tmk gene encoding dTMP kinase, whose product is MLIVFEGVEGSGKTTQIQRSRDWFLSSGILDTLGNYHKPPPVIITREPGGTALGIKLRQLLLQEQSSSLQHRTELLLYAADRSQHVEELLQPQLDAGAIILCDRYTDSTIAYQGYGRGIDLALIEQINHIATGGLESDLTLWLDVDVTIGLQRARERGVADRMEQAELTFHQRVQQGFAQLASQHPQRIVRIDANQSPEAVQRDIQAVLRQRI
- a CDS encoding FHA domain-containing protein, which gives rise to MPAKSNQNHLLIIEDEKGRKEYTLEEPVYSIGRDPDVDIRLFSQFVSRRHATLVRREREDGSLYYRIVDGNLKGKASANGLVINGRKLQAHDLEDEDEVVFGPQVSAKYYILKRDSVPTGPPDEFDITLISPNMMGGDPDDWTP
- a CDS encoding heavy metal translocating P-type ATPase, whose protein sequence is MQISPEKAVDIPTPTIEQMTLDVGGMKCAGCVSAVERQLKQQPGVISAQVNLVTEVAVVEYEVSQADPATLAEKLTATGFPSQPRYSQAGETSEERLTPTQRHEQEAREQLQQLIIASVLVILSTIGHIGHWFNGPMLPVFSTIWFHWGLATLALLGPGRPIISDGWRGLRHQTPNMNTLVGLGTLAAYWASCAALLFPQLGWECFFDEPVMLLGFILLGRTLEQRARRQASAAYESLLALKPKVARLIGKSTPTATELGIEIPVEQVRVGEWLRVLPGEKIPVDGEVVTGQSSVDESMLTGEPLPVLKQPGDPVTAGTLNQSGAIAIQATRIGQETTLAQIVALVEEAQTRKAPVQNLADKVAGYFTYGVLTIATFTFLFWELVGTKIWTQVLGEGDSLIGDSTSPLLLSLKLAIAVLVIACPCALGLATPTAILVGTSLGAERGLLIKGGDILERVHQLDTIVFDKTGTLTQGKPTVTDCLSIGEWAEEEDGETGGTGAEVYSESSVRAGFEQSLSSIAGANFLNPPLQTNNGISGNSKLLQLAAAAERGTTHPLGEAICTAAAQQELPLLAAKDFYTEAGLGISALVDNQSVLLGNEDWLRQQGVTISDTTQAQAQTLAAVGKTVVYLAVDGELAGLIALTDLPKPDAKTTVEQLQAMGLRVMLLTGDQPNAAVKVAQHLAIDPANVMAGIRPDGKAAAIAQLQTQGNCIAMVGDGINDGPALAQADVGIALQAGTDVARETAGIILMQPSANSPQAGGLLDIVQAIQLSRATFNKIRQNLFWALGYNTLGIPVAAGVLLPGFGIALNPAVAGALMAFSSVTVVSNSLLLRRGWNSDNGV